The nucleotide window TCGAAGGAATTGAAGGATTTGAGTGGATCAGACTTCTCTACTTGCACCCGTCAACAGTGACGGAAGAGCTTCTCGATATGGTTGCCTCTTCCAGAAAAGTGTGCCGGTACCTTGACATGCCGATTCAGCATGTCTCGTCCAGGATACTCAGAAAAATGAAGAGGAGGATGGACGCTGACGAGCTCATGTCCCGCCTGGAGGCCGTGAGAAAACGGCTGCCCGGCGCGGCAATCAGGACCTCATTGATAGCCGGATTCCCGGGGGAGAGCGGTGAAGAGTTCGAAGAACTCCTCTCGTTCGTTGAGAGATTCAGATTCGAGCACCTGGGCGTCTTTTCGTATTCCAGGGAGGAAGGAACCGAGGCCTCATTGCTTCCCGGTCAAGTTAGAGACGAGGTGAAGCTGGAAAGAGTCAACAGGCTGATGGAAGTCCAGATGATGATTTCGTCTGAAATAAACGAATCGTACAATGGCACAGAGGTCCGCGTTCTTATCGAACAGGAGAACGGAGACTGCTTCCTGGGGAGAATGAGTTCGCAGGCACCGGAGGTTGATGGAGCGGTCAGGGTCAGGAAAACAATCTCTATGAAACCTGGATTTGCAGATGTTAGAATAACGGGGACGGAAGCTTACGATCTCGAAGGAGAGTTCAGGTGCATCGAAGGCACCTGAAGAAAGGAGAGAGGTAGTTGAGAGAGAAGATATCAGTCGTCAACTGTCTATGGATTTCGGCCCTGGTTTTTCTTCTTTCGCCTTGCCGGATTGCGCTCTCTTCGCCGCCTACGAACATGGCCATGATGGAAGAACTTGCGGCCAAGGTGGCCGGCAATCTCATTAGTGACATTCCTCTCCCGCGAGGTGCAACCGTCGAACTGGCCGGTCTTTCAGTGAGTGAAGGAAGTTGGCTTCTTGAAGAAGCGCTTGCGAGCTCATTGAAGAACTCGAAGAAGGATATCTGTGTTACGTTCAGTCATGGTGACTCGGGCGCCGTCAAAGAGACCGTGCGGGAGGATTCGACCCCACCGAATTCCTCGGATGTCGGATATAGACTGGAGTACAGGATTGCCGAGATGAGCCTTGAATATGCCAGGTGCTGGAGGAAATATCTCGTAGCCGGCCTGATGGTTGAGAGAATCGCAAAGGCGAACGTGCATGCCCGGCTTATCCAGATGCCATCCGGTGAGCTTGTCTGGACTGGAAGCGATGAGAAGCAGATGAAGGACGTGCTGCCTGCCAGTGCGCTTTCTTCCCTTGAGGGAAAATCGTTTCCGTTTTCGAAGCCCACTCTCCACAGAAAAGGTATCGGGAGGTTTCTCGAACCGCTGCTCGTGACCGGAATAGTCGTCGGCCT belongs to Candidatus Eisenbacteria bacterium and includes:
- the rimO gene encoding 30S ribosomal protein S12 methylthiotransferase RimO — protein: MSMKKCFVLTLGCPKNEIDSESMSSLLVKKGFILTDDPAEADLAVVNTCAFIDPAKEESIEAAFSLAALKTKGNLEKLIVCGCLSQRYGERLLAEINGIDAVIGTGSWSEIGDVIDDLEKNPKGIVRVKDPGGSYGGALRDEKNGRVSSYLKVSEGCDNECSYCMIPSLRGPFRSRPIDEILQEAGKLAENGVKEISIISNDTGSYGTDLYGEPALPDLMSGLEGIEGFEWIRLLYLHPSTVTEELLDMVASSRKVCRYLDMPIQHVSSRILRKMKRRMDADELMSRLEAVRKRLPGAAIRTSLIAGFPGESGEEFEELLSFVERFRFEHLGVFSYSREEGTEASLLPGQVRDEVKLERVNRLMEVQMMISSEINESYNGTEVRVLIEQENGDCFLGRMSSQAPEVDGAVRVRKTISMKPGFADVRITGTEAYDLEGEFRCIEGT